In Marinifilum sp. JC120, the sequence GCTTTCATCTGAATCAATGTTTATGCTGGGGCTGTTTTCCCTGCTTGATGTCCTGTTGGGCAGACCTATGGCAGAGCTAATGGAAGAACTACCAGTGGAAAAAGAGCTTATACAGGCTTTGGTAGGTAAAAAAAATACAGCTTCGTTATATCTTGATTTGGTCAAATTTCTTGAGAAGGCGGAATGGGATGAATTAGGTGGTTTGATCATGGGTAATAATCTTTCTTCTCTTGCAGTGGCAAGAAGCCATCTAGCTGCCATGCAGTGGGCCAATGAGGTTATCCTGATGGGCCGGGACAATTAATCTGATCAAGATCGGGTAAGGGAATATTGTGAGCAGCGAAGATTTAAAGCTGGATAAAAATGATTTTGAGTTGTTGCGCAAGCAGATTTATCGCATGTGTGGATTGACCATCTCTGAGGGCAAGGAATATCTGATTCAGCATCGTTTCAAATCATTGTACAAAGCCCGCAACTGTCGTTCTTGGGGTGAGTTTTACAAACTTTTAGTTTCCGGTGACACTCGTTTCAAGGAAGAAGCAGTCTCAGCTATCAGTACTCACGAAACCAGTTTTTTTCGTGACAATCATCCCTTTGCTTCCATAAGAAATAAGGTTCTGCCTGAGCTTTTGAAGAGCCGCAGACCTGGGGCAAAAATTAAAATCTGGTGTGCAGCCTCATCCACCGGGCAAGAGCCGTACTCCCTTTCCATGCTTATTCATGAGTGGACCAGAGCAGCCGGTGGCGGAAAGATTTCCCCTGTGGATTTTTCAATTCTGGCTACAGACATTTCCGGAGCAGTGGTTGATCGGGCCAAAGAAGGACTTTTCAGCAATCATGAAAAATCAAGGGGATTGCCGTCCGGTTATGATAAGTATTTTGAGAAGAAGGG encodes:
- a CDS encoding protein-glutamate O-methyltransferase CheR, with protein sequence MCGLTISEGKEYLIQHRFKSLYKARNCRSWGEFYKLLVSGDTRFKEEAVSAISTHETSFFRDNHPFASIRNKVLPELLKSRRPGAKIKIWCAASSTGQEPYSLSMLIHEWTRAAGGGKISPVDFSILATDISGAVVDRAKEGLFSNHEKSRGLPSGYDKYFEKKGGRWQVDSSVKSLVTFKKFNLLDSFRSLGQFDFVMCRNVLIYFDDRTKIDIVHRIHDMLPDKGYLMLGSTETLAGHTDRYTTEHMGPVILYRKMRGIK